In one Phyllostomus discolor isolate MPI-MPIP mPhyDis1 chromosome 8, mPhyDis1.pri.v3, whole genome shotgun sequence genomic region, the following are encoded:
- the CISD3 gene encoding CDGSH iron-sulfur domain-containing protein 3, mitochondrial: MGGVGPLLRPVAWRLNQRRDISSWLAKWFPNIPAKPVVALKTPIKVELVAGKTYRWCVCGRSKKQPFCDGSHLFQLTGLFPLKFKARETRTMALCTCKATQKPPYCDGTHRSERVQKAEVGSPL, translated from the exons ATGGGCGGCGTGGGCCCGCTCCTGCGTCCTGTGGCCTGG AGGCTGAACCAGAGGCGCGACATCTCCTCTTGGCTG GCCAAATGGTTCCCCAACATCCCAGCCAAGCCCGTGGTGGCCCTGAAAACACCCATCAAGGTGGAACTAGTGGCAGGGAAAACCTacaggtggtgtgtgtgtggccgCAGCAAGAAGCAG CCCTTCTGTGACGGCTCCCACTTATTCCAACTCACTGGCCTCTTCCCACTCAAGTTCAAAGCCCGGGAGACCCGAACAATGGCCCTATGTACCTGCAAGGCCACTCAGAAGCCCCCGTACTGTGATGGCACCCACAGGAGTGAGAGGGTGCAGAAGGCAGAAGTGGGGTCCCCGCTCTGA
- the PCGF2 gene encoding polycomb group RING finger protein 2, with amino-acid sequence MHRTTRIKITELNPHLMCALCGGYFIDATTIVECLHSFCKTCIVRYLETNKYCPMCDVQVHKTRPLLSIRSDKTLQDIVYKLVPGLFKDEMKRRRDFYAAYPLTEVPNGSNEDRGEVLEQEKGALSDDEIVSLSIEFYEAVRDREEKKGPLENGDGDKEKTGVRFLRCPAAMTVMHLAKFLRNKMDVPSKYKVEVLYEDEPLKEYYTLMDIAYIYPWRRNGPLPLKYRVQPACKRLTLPTAPTPSEGTNTSGASECESVSDKAPSPATLPATSSSLPSPATPSHGSPSSHGPPATHPTSPTPPSAASGVATATNGGASNCLQTTSSTSRGRKMTVNGAPVPPLT; translated from the exons ATGCATCGGACCACGCGGATCAAAATCACGGAGCTGAACCCTCACCTCATGTGCGCCCTCTGCGGGGGGTACTTCATCGATGCCACCACCATCGTGGAGTGCTTGCATTCCT TCTGCAAAACCTGCATCGTGCGCTACCTGGAAACCAACAAGTACTGCCCCATGTGCGACGTGCAGGTCCACAAAACCCGGCCGCTGCTGAGCATCAG GTCTGACAAAACCCTCCAAGACATCGTCTACAAATTGGTCCCTGGGCTCTTTAAAG aCGAGATGAAGCGGCGGCGGGATTTCTATGCCGCGTACCCCTTGACAGAAG TCCCCAATGGCTCCAATGAGGACCGTGGAGAGGTCCTGGAGCAGGAGAAGGGGGCTCTGAGTGACGATGAGATTGTCAGCCTCTCTATTGAGTTCTACGAAGCTGTCAG GGACCGAGAAGAGAAAAAGGGCCCCCTGGAGAATGGGGATGGGGACAAGGAGAAG ACAGGGGTGCGTTTCCTGCGATGCCCGGCAGCCATGACCGTCATGCATCTCGCCAAGTTTCTCCGCAACAAGATGGATGTGCCCAGCAAGTACAAG GTGGAGGTTCTGTATGAGGACGAGCCCCTGAAGGAATACTACACCCTCATGGATATTGCCTACATCTACCCCTGGCGGCGG AACGGTCCTCTCCCCCTCAAGTATCGGGTCCAGCCAGCCTGCAAGCGGCTCACCTTGCCTACAGCGCCCACCCCCTCCGAGGGCACCAACACCAGTGGGGCCTCAGAGTGTGAGTCAGTCAGCGACAaggctcccagccctgccaccctgccggccacctcctcctccctgcccagcccagccaccccctCCCATGGCTCTCCCAGCTCCCATGGGCCCCCGGCCACCCACCCTACCTCCCCTACTCCCCCTTCGGCAGCCAGTGGGGTCGCTACAGCTACCAATGGGGGTGCCTCGAACTGCCTGCAGACAACATCCTCTACCAGCAGGGGGCGCAAGATGACTGTCAATGGAGCTCCCGTGCCCCCCTTAACTTGA